The genomic segment GATGAAAATATCGACATTACGGTGATCGATTCTCGCAAAGCTTCGTTTGTTCATGGAATGATCTGCGTGGAGGCTGCCAAAGCCGCACAAGCAGGCAAGAACAAGGAGCAGATTCTGGATCAGATTGATCGTTATTTGGATGAGGTGCAGGTATACTTTATTGTGGATACACTGGAGTTCCTGCAAAAAGGCGGTCGAATTGGCAAAGCATCTGCCGTCATCGGCTCGCTCTTGAACATCAAGCCGATTTTGACACTGGATGTCGCCGGGTACGTGTCTGCTTTTGACAAGGTAAGAGGGACAAAGAAAGCTCTGAATCGTGTATTTGAAGCTTTGCAGGAATACGCGCAAGGCGAGCCTGTGAAAGTCGCCATGTTGCACAGCAGTGTTCCAGATCAAGCGGCTGAGCTCTTGGAGCGACTCAAGCAAGAGTTTACGGTAACGGATTCTTGGTTGGAACAGATTGGTCCCGTGATCGGTACGCATACAGGTCCAGGGCTACTTGGGATCGTCATGGTAAAAGATAAGTAAAGCTTATATAGTTTGGAGAGGAGCTTCCCTGAGGGTAGGGGGCTTCTTTTTTATAGAGAGGTACTGTTAAAACTATTTAAAAGTCATAAAAAATAAGGGGGAGGTTTTGGTGAATAAGGATGATTTCCTTATTGAGTTGGAGGATATTGTGTATGATTCTCTATTTATTGGCGGTCATAAAGATGATTTGAACAAAGAAATTTCTGCTAATAGGTGGTCTATTTCTTTAAGTATGCAGTTAGCTAGTCAGTTCACAGTTTCTGATTTCATGAACTTTTTCCATAAAGTGATAGAGAATAGACAACAGCAAATTTTAAAATCAAATAGTGATCATGGAATGCAGTTATATGTTTGGTTCGATTGGCAGGCTTCGCAACTAAGATTTAATCTTATATCTCAGATTCATGAAAGACTCCCTTTTAGCGGAAAGATTGAAATCCTTGATGAGCTTGAACCAATCATTAACGAGTTTATTCACTTTCCTTATCATGATGGAATTCCAATAGTAGAAACAGCAAACGAAGGAATTGATGTTCAAGCAGATTTCAACCGAGAACTAGATCCCGTCAAGGTATTCCTAATTTCACTTCCAAAGAAATAAAATGAAATTCATGAAGTTTGCACGATTACATGTTGGTTGTGGGACCCAAAAGATACCTGCTCGACGATCCCTGACGAACACCATCTTTTTAGAGGGAGTTTTTTCATTTATCCTGATTTGACCGCATGTTGTCTGCGTAAATCGGTTATGATTGCTTTACGTACAGTTTCCTCTGTAGCGCTTTCAAAGGCTGTAGGATACAATGAGAGTGAATCTTGTTGAACCCCTTGTGATTCGGGAGGAGAACCGGTTGAAGTACAAAAGCGTATTTGATATTATCGGTCCAATTATGGTTGGGCCATCTAGCTCCCATACGGCTGGTGCAGCCCGTATCGGTCGTGTGGCTCGCAAGCTGTTTGGCAGAATGCCTTCGCGAGCAGAAATTGTTTTTTACGGCTCATTTGCAAAAACGTATCAAGGACATGGTTCTGATGTGGCGACAGTGGCAGGAATTCTTGACTTTGACACGTCGGATTTGCGTCTGAAAAATTCGCTGGTGATTGCAGAAAAAGCCGGCATGGAAGTGGAGTTGACCACTTCTGAGGTTTTGACAGAACACCCGAACACAGCGCGGATCAAGCTGTCCGATGATGAGCATCAAATTGAACTCGTCGGTGTTTCTATTGGTGGCGGGAAGATCGAAGTGTTGGAATTGAACGGGTTTTCCTTTCAGTTGGGCTTCGATACACCGACGCTCTTGGTCTTGCATGAGGATCGCTTTGGGATGATTGCGGCTGTGGCAAAAGTACTGACCCAACACAGTATTAATGTGGGGCTCATGGAAGTGTCTCGTCACACACGCGGTTCCCGTGCTTTGATGGCAATCGAAACGGATTCGACGATCTCGCCGGAAGTCCTGGAGGAAATTCGTCAAATCCCCCATATCTTTGACGTATCCCTGCTCGCATTGAACTAAGCAAAAGGACGAGCAGGATTAGAGGAGTGAACAACCAGATGTTTCGTAATGTGGCTGAACTAGTAGAGTTGGCCGAATCCCAGGGGAAGAAGATCTCCGAGGTGATGATTGAAGCAGAAATGGAAGTTTCCCAGCGCAGTCGGGATGCCATTATGCAAGATATGTACGCCAACCTCGATGTGATGGAAAAAGCAGTGCGTCGCGGGCTTACCGAAGATATTCGTTCGCATAGCGGGTTGACGGGCGGCGATGCGAAGAAGCTGCAAACATATATGGAGACCAAGACGTTTTTGTCCGGTCCCACACTTTTGAATGCCGTCTCGATGTCTGTGGCGGTTAACGAAGTAAACGCAGCAATGGGTACGATTGTCGC from the Brevibacillus brevis genome contains:
- a CDS encoding DegV family protein translates to MPIVILTDSASDIDASERQSLGIVAVPLKIMFGAETYVDAVTISSSEFFDKLKESSVMPTTSQPSPLEFAEAYKAIYEKYGKDVQIIAILLSGSLSGTYQSAMIAKSMLDENIDITVIDSRKASFVHGMICVEAAKAAQAGKNKEQILDQIDRYLDEVQVYFIVDTLEFLQKGGRIGKASAVIGSLLNIKPILTLDVAGYVSAFDKVRGTKKALNRVFEALQEYAQGEPVKVAMLHSSVPDQAAELLERLKQEFTVTDSWLEQIGPVIGTHTGPGLLGIVMVKDK
- the sdaAB gene encoding L-serine ammonia-lyase, iron-sulfur-dependent subunit beta — translated: MKYKSVFDIIGPIMVGPSSSHTAGAARIGRVARKLFGRMPSRAEIVFYGSFAKTYQGHGSDVATVAGILDFDTSDLRLKNSLVIAEKAGMEVELTTSEVLTEHPNTARIKLSDDEHQIELVGVSIGGGKIEVLELNGFSFQLGFDTPTLLVLHEDRFGMIAAVAKVLTQHSINVGLMEVSRHTRGSRALMAIETDSTISPEVLEEIRQIPHIFDVSLLALN